A window from Cryptosporangium phraense encodes these proteins:
- a CDS encoding rhomboid family intramembrane serine protease, whose translation MTEESPQTTATPVCYRHPDRGTYVTCVRCDRPICPDCMNPASVGFQCPECVREGRRTTIPARTVFGGNLSGEQGTVTRALIGINIAAWLLTVVAAVLTSEVSVRELGRFVIFGGVTGVTDWGAAVPAYSYFGGATGGIAAGEFWRLFTADFLHYGLIHLAFNMYALWILGRECERLLGRGRFLALYLFAGVGGSVAVYLFSPLNEASAGASASIFGLLGAMFFFLRRLRADPRGLVFLIILNFSLSFVVANISIWGHIGGFVVGAAVGALMAYLPAGPNRARLQLIGLVGVGVALTVLIALRTAAFGIL comes from the coding sequence GTGACCGAGGAAAGTCCGCAGACCACCGCCACGCCGGTGTGTTACCGGCACCCCGACCGCGGCACGTACGTCACGTGCGTCCGCTGTGACCGGCCGATCTGCCCCGACTGCATGAACCCGGCCTCGGTCGGCTTCCAGTGCCCGGAGTGCGTCCGCGAGGGACGCCGGACGACGATCCCGGCCCGCACGGTCTTCGGCGGCAACCTGTCCGGCGAGCAGGGCACGGTCACCCGCGCGCTGATCGGCATCAACATCGCGGCCTGGCTGCTCACGGTCGTCGCCGCGGTGCTCACCAGCGAGGTCTCGGTCCGGGAGCTCGGCCGGTTCGTGATCTTCGGCGGCGTCACCGGCGTCACCGACTGGGGCGCGGCCGTCCCCGCGTACTCGTACTTCGGGGGTGCCACCGGCGGCATCGCCGCGGGCGAGTTCTGGCGCCTGTTCACCGCCGACTTCCTGCACTACGGCCTGATCCACCTGGCCTTCAACATGTACGCCCTGTGGATTCTCGGCCGGGAATGCGAGCGGCTGCTCGGCCGCGGGCGGTTCCTCGCGCTGTACCTGTTCGCCGGCGTCGGCGGCTCGGTGGCCGTCTACCTGTTCTCGCCGCTGAACGAGGCTTCGGCCGGTGCGTCGGCGTCGATCTTCGGCCTGCTCGGCGCGATGTTCTTCTTCCTGCGCCGGCTCCGTGCCGACCCGCGCGGGCTGGTGTTCCTGATCATCCTGAACTTCAGCCTGAGCTTCGTCGTCGCCAACATCAGCATCTGGGGGCACATCGGCGGCTTCGTCGTCGGCGCGGCCGTCGGGGCCCTGATGGCCTACCTGCCGGCCGGTCCGAA
- a CDS encoding peptidylprolyl isomerase, which translates to MADDLYATLHTNFGPITIKLFPNHAPETVRNFVGLAEGSKDWTHPRTGESGPRKLYDGTIFHRVIDGFMIQGGDPLGTGTGGPGYQFKDEFHPELVFDRPYLLAMANAGPGTNGSQFFITVGPTPHLNRRHTIFGEVVDAESKKVVDAIAKTPTGRQDRPVQDAVIESVTIEQR; encoded by the coding sequence GTGGCCGACGATCTTTACGCCACTCTGCACACGAATTTCGGGCCGATCACGATCAAGTTGTTCCCGAACCACGCGCCGGAGACCGTGCGCAACTTCGTGGGCCTGGCTGAAGGCAGCAAGGACTGGACTCACCCCCGCACCGGTGAGAGTGGCCCGCGGAAGCTCTACGACGGCACGATCTTCCACCGGGTCATCGACGGGTTCATGATCCAGGGCGGTGACCCGCTCGGCACCGGCACCGGTGGCCCGGGCTACCAGTTCAAGGACGAGTTCCACCCCGAGCTGGTGTTCGACCGCCCGTACCTGCTCGCGATGGCGAACGCCGGGCCGGGCACGAACGGCTCGCAGTTCTTCATCACGGTGGGCCCGACGCCGCACCTGAACCGCCGTCACACGATCTTCGGCGAGGTGGTCGACGCCGAGAGCAAGAAGGTCGTCGACGCGATCGCCAAGACGCCGACCGGTCGTCAGGACCGGCCGGTGCAGGACGCGGTGATCGAGAGCGTCACGATCGAGCAGCGCTGA
- the corA gene encoding magnesium/cobalt transporter CorA produces MARALAAPVRTLGKVLPRPLGGPTTAADSHPARTPGSAIVDCGLYIDGARRPGRMDYVAALEATKRNDNAFVWLGMHDATAEEFADVAKTFGLHELAVEDTIVAFARPKLERYADVTFVVIKTARYIRSGELTASSEVVETGDVMLFLGERFAITVRHGDACRLRGVRANLEQRPDLIKQGPWAVFHAVVDQIVDRYVEVVDAIEDDIDELEASVFNSTNVDIPRIYQLKREVVELKRAVLPLARPLESLVSGAVMNVPQEIRRYIRDVADHHSRVVDQIASFDDLLNSILQASLAQAGIQQNNDMRKISAWAAIGIVPTAVAGIYGMNFRYMPELTWRFGYPMVLSVIFIICFSLHRLFKKSGWL; encoded by the coding sequence ATGGCGCGAGCGTTGGCCGCGCCGGTCCGAACTCTCGGGAAGGTGCTGCCGCGACCGCTCGGCGGCCCCACCACCGCCGCCGACTCCCACCCGGCTCGCACGCCCGGCTCGGCGATCGTCGACTGCGGCCTCTACATCGACGGCGCCCGCCGGCCCGGCCGGATGGATTACGTCGCGGCTCTCGAGGCGACCAAGCGCAACGACAACGCGTTCGTCTGGCTCGGCATGCACGACGCCACCGCCGAGGAGTTCGCCGACGTCGCGAAGACGTTCGGCCTGCACGAACTGGCGGTCGAAGACACGATCGTCGCGTTCGCCCGGCCGAAGCTGGAGCGGTACGCCGACGTCACGTTCGTCGTCATCAAGACCGCCCGGTACATCCGCAGCGGCGAGCTGACCGCCAGCAGCGAGGTGGTGGAGACCGGCGACGTGATGCTGTTCCTCGGCGAGCGGTTCGCGATCACCGTCCGCCACGGGGACGCCTGCCGGCTGCGCGGTGTGCGGGCCAACCTCGAACAGCGTCCCGACCTGATCAAGCAGGGGCCGTGGGCGGTCTTCCACGCGGTCGTCGACCAGATCGTCGACCGCTACGTCGAGGTCGTCGACGCGATCGAGGACGACATCGACGAGCTGGAAGCCAGCGTCTTCAACAGCACGAACGTCGACATTCCGCGCATCTACCAGCTCAAGCGCGAGGTCGTGGAGCTCAAGCGGGCCGTGCTGCCGCTCGCCCGCCCGCTCGAGAGCCTGGTCAGCGGCGCGGTGATGAACGTCCCGCAAGAGATCCGGCGCTACATCCGGGACGTCGCCGACCACCACAGCCGGGTCGTCGACCAGATCGCGAGCTTCGACGACCTGCTGAACTCGATCCTGCAGGCGAGCCTGGCCCAGGCCGGCATCCAGCAGAACAACGACATGCGGAAGATCTCGGCCTGGGCGGCGATCGGCATCGTGCCCACCGCGGTGGCCGGCATCTACGGCATGAACTTCCGCTACATGCCCGAGCTGACCTGGCGCTTCGGCTACCCGATGGTGCTCTCGGTCATCTTCATCATCTGCTTCTCGCTGCACCGGTTGTTCAAGAAGTCAGGCTGGCTGTAA
- a CDS encoding sodium:solute symporter family protein produces the protein MTTDLAATLDVNGIDYTILGIYFAIVIAIGLLARRAVATSEDFFLSGRALPAWVTGLAFVAANLGALEILGMAANGAEYGISTVHFYWIGAVPAMIFLGLVLMPFYYSTRVHSVPEYLRRRFNNPTHAFNALTFAVASVLTAGVNLYALGLIIQSLLGWPLWVAIFISAGFVLIYITLGGLSGAIYTEVLQFFVILAGLIPLVIVGLSAVGGWDGLKDKVTDNTDLGAAAFSQWGGTAVGNTTNPLGDWIGIVFGLGFVLSFGYWTTNFAEVQRALSAKDLSAAQRTPLIGAFPKIFIPALTIIPGLVALVLIPKLGQDGGPTYNDAIPELMAKFLPNGVLGIALTGLLAAFMAGMAANVSSFNTVFTYDLWRPYVAKDRPDRYYLQVGRIVTVVGILIGIGTAFIAAGFENIMNYVQALFSFFNAPLFATFIVGVFWKRMTPWAGFAGLVSGTAAAVLAYLSLNEKLGLPAVVHLESVQSRNFWGAIAAFVIDVLVTVIVTMVTKPKPIDEVKGLVWGVPDPDNPDAADAQNVRRWWESPKVLGFSALGITAVLSIIFL, from the coding sequence ATGACGACCGACTTGGCAGCCACGCTGGATGTCAACGGCATCGACTACACGATTCTCGGGATCTACTTCGCCATCGTCATCGCGATCGGTTTGCTCGCCCGGCGGGCGGTGGCCACGAGTGAGGACTTCTTCCTCTCCGGCCGGGCGCTGCCCGCCTGGGTGACCGGGCTCGCGTTCGTCGCCGCCAACCTCGGTGCGCTGGAGATCCTCGGCATGGCCGCCAACGGCGCCGAGTACGGCATCTCGACGGTCCACTTCTACTGGATCGGCGCCGTGCCGGCGATGATCTTCCTCGGCCTGGTGCTGATGCCGTTCTACTACTCGACGCGCGTGCACAGCGTCCCCGAGTACCTGCGGCGCCGGTTCAACAACCCGACGCACGCGTTCAACGCGCTGACGTTCGCGGTCGCCTCGGTGCTCACCGCGGGCGTCAACCTCTACGCGCTCGGCCTGATCATCCAGAGCCTGCTCGGCTGGCCGCTCTGGGTGGCGATCTTCATCTCGGCCGGCTTCGTGCTGATCTACATCACGCTCGGCGGCCTGTCCGGCGCGATCTACACCGAGGTGCTCCAGTTCTTCGTCATCCTGGCCGGCCTGATCCCGCTGGTGATCGTCGGCCTGTCGGCGGTCGGCGGCTGGGACGGCCTGAAGGACAAGGTCACCGACAACACCGACCTCGGCGCGGCGGCGTTCAGCCAGTGGGGCGGCACGGCCGTCGGCAACACCACGAACCCGCTCGGCGACTGGATCGGCATCGTCTTCGGCCTCGGCTTCGTGTTGAGCTTCGGCTACTGGACGACGAACTTCGCCGAGGTCCAGCGAGCGCTGAGCGCCAAGGACCTCTCCGCCGCCCAGCGCACCCCGCTGATCGGCGCGTTCCCGAAGATTTTCATCCCGGCGCTGACGATCATCCCGGGTCTCGTCGCGCTCGTCCTGATCCCGAAGCTGGGCCAGGACGGCGGCCCGACCTACAACGACGCGATCCCCGAGCTCATGGCCAAGTTCCTGCCCAACGGCGTGCTGGGCATCGCGCTGACCGGTCTGCTGGCCGCGTTCATGGCCGGTATGGCGGCGAACGTCAGCTCGTTCAACACGGTGTTCACCTACGACCTGTGGCGGCCGTACGTCGCCAAGGACCGTCCGGACCGGTACTACCTGCAGGTCGGCCGGATCGTCACGGTGGTCGGCATCCTGATCGGGATCGGCACCGCGTTCATCGCGGCCGGCTTCGAGAACATCATGAACTACGTCCAGGCGCTGTTCTCGTTCTTCAACGCCCCGCTGTTCGCGACGTTCATCGTCGGCGTGTTCTGGAAGCGCATGACCCCGTGGGCCGGGTTCGCCGGCCTGGTCTCCGGCACTGCCGCAGCCGTCCTGGCCTACCTCAGCCTGAACGAGAAGCTCGGGCTGCCCGCGGTCGTGCACCTCGAGTCGGTGCAGAGCCGGAACTTCTGGGGCGCTATCGCCGCGTTCGTCATCGACGTCCTGGTGACGGTCATCGTCACGATGGTGACCAAGCCGAAGCCGATCGACGAGGTCAAGGGTCTGGTCTGGGGCGTTCCCGACCCCGACAACCCGGATGCCGCCGACGCGCAGAACGTCCGCCGCTGGTGGGAGTCGCCGAAGGTGCTGGGCTTCTCCGCCCTCGGCATCACGGCCGTCCTGTCGATCATCTTCCTCTGA
- a CDS encoding TetR/AcrR family transcriptional regulator — protein MFLDAPSTRRDEILTIAVDLFARRGYHGVSMDDVGAAAGVTGPALYHHFAGKEAMLAAAFTPVCKHLRDEGRRRVAKAPDAESALRSLVDFHVEFALGSPSLLRLYLHEIDRLPPDAKKSVRKLQRQYADEWVQVLVQVRPDWSPEEARAATHAIFGLMNSPQDGLQSPKALLTNLVLNALSPLTKTTLDIA, from the coding sequence ATGTTCCTAGACGCTCCCTCCACCCGCCGGGACGAGATCCTGACGATCGCGGTCGACCTGTTCGCCCGCCGCGGCTACCACGGCGTCTCGATGGACGACGTGGGGGCCGCGGCCGGCGTCACCGGCCCGGCTCTGTACCACCACTTCGCCGGCAAAGAGGCCATGCTGGCCGCCGCGTTCACCCCGGTCTGCAAGCACCTGCGTGACGAAGGGCGCCGCCGCGTCGCCAAGGCGCCCGACGCGGAGTCCGCCCTGCGTTCGCTGGTCGACTTCCACGTCGAGTTCGCGCTGGGCAGCCCGTCCCTCCTGCGCCTCTACCTGCACGAGATCGACCGGCTACCTCCGGACGCCAAGAAGTCGGTCCGGAAGCTGCAGCGCCAGTACGCCGACGAATGGGTGCAGGTCCTCGTCCAGGTGCGCCCGGACTGGTCACCCGAGGAAGCCCGCGCCGCCACCCACGCGATCTTCGGCCTGATGAACTCGCCTCAAGACGGCCTGCAGAGCCCGAAAGCCCTGCTGACGAATCTCGTCCTCAACGCGCTCTCGCCCCTGACGAAGACCACTCTCGACATCGCCTGA